The Armatimonadota bacterium genome includes a region encoding these proteins:
- a CDS encoding DEAD/DEAH box helicase family protein: MTTSGWLTPEEAANYLSIGRTKLYELAQLGKIPAQRIDKQWRFKAEDLDRWLSVSKSIDGYFQTIPANILDNELLREPQREAYAKLYDFFKSGGKDALIQLPVGCGKSGLACIAPFGIAEGRVLVITPNLTIRDEMKNNLDITNLKCFLKRSNVLSKVDMLSGPFVTTLDTGNTSVTDESHFVVTNVQQLATNTDKWLTKFTSDYFDMIIVDEAHHSAASSWQKVNDHFPKAKVINLTATPFRSDAKEIGGDRIYRYPFRSAMARGYIKSLTVVYVSPQEIELTFKGESEATTLTLDEVLKLKEEEWFSRGIAMSDKCNESIVDNSLEKVEFLRNGSSIKHQIIAVAMSIPHAEKIRLLYEERNYDVAVIHSKMSEEDQATVLKRLRSNELDAIINVQKLGEGFDHPQLSVAAVFRPYRSLSPYLQFVGRIMRVNVQNKPRDPDNYGFIVTHAGMNLDRLLDDFKQFEKDDEEFWAKISAGLEPDEPPLPRGEGGGRQNIKAPLVVHGEIVNTLFEEEFIDDEEERLQQLREQLEALGFDPGKATEIVRTERKERYEVVPAASPLVVQPQKELERLRKQLDIEIRAKAKVVVVNSGLKIIGRDIPAKLIPDIAAVNNLIAVIVMMSQAVKQKVNDRPRAEWSRDDFARAIELVPGIAQDTVRRILAAKGAKDA; the protein is encoded by the coding sequence ATGACTACATCCGGATGGCTCACGCCCGAAGAGGCTGCCAATTACCTGAGCATTGGGCGAACCAAGCTGTACGAGCTGGCACAGCTTGGGAAGATTCCAGCCCAACGGATCGACAAGCAATGGAGGTTCAAAGCTGAAGACCTGGATCGGTGGCTTTCGGTTTCAAAATCGATCGACGGGTATTTCCAAACGATCCCGGCAAACATCCTCGACAACGAGCTGCTTCGCGAACCGCAGCGCGAAGCCTATGCCAAGCTGTATGACTTCTTTAAGTCGGGTGGCAAGGACGCTCTGATTCAGCTCCCCGTGGGTTGCGGCAAGTCAGGTTTGGCGTGTATCGCACCGTTCGGCATCGCCGAGGGAAGGGTGCTGGTCATTACGCCGAACCTCACGATCCGTGACGAGATGAAGAACAATCTCGACATCACAAACCTGAAGTGCTTTCTCAAGCGCTCGAACGTGTTGTCGAAAGTGGACATGCTTTCCGGGCCCTTCGTGACGACGCTCGACACGGGAAACACGAGCGTGACGGATGAATCTCACTTCGTCGTCACCAACGTGCAGCAACTCGCAACAAACACGGACAAGTGGCTCACAAAATTCACATCCGACTATTTCGACATGATCATCGTCGACGAGGCACACCATAGCGCCGCGTCGAGCTGGCAGAAGGTGAACGACCACTTTCCGAAAGCCAAGGTTATCAACCTTACGGCGACGCCGTTCCGCAGCGACGCTAAGGAAATCGGTGGTGATCGGATCTATCGGTATCCGTTCCGCAGTGCGATGGCTAGGGGTTACATCAAGAGCCTCACCGTGGTCTACGTTTCTCCGCAGGAGATCGAGCTCACATTCAAGGGCGAGAGTGAGGCAACGACGCTCACGCTAGACGAAGTCCTGAAGCTAAAGGAGGAGGAATGGTTCAGCCGTGGCATTGCCATGTCGGACAAATGCAACGAGTCGATCGTGGACAACAGTCTGGAGAAAGTCGAGTTCCTTCGAAACGGGTCTAGCATCAAGCACCAGATCATCGCCGTTGCAATGTCTATTCCGCACGCGGAGAAGATCCGGCTGCTCTATGAGGAGCGAAACTACGACGTAGCTGTCATCCACAGCAAGATGAGCGAAGAGGATCAAGCCACCGTCCTCAAACGCCTTCGCAGCAATGAACTCGACGCCATTATCAACGTGCAGAAGCTGGGCGAGGGCTTTGACCACCCTCAGCTTAGTGTTGCCGCCGTCTTCCGACCTTACCGCTCTCTAAGCCCCTACCTTCAGTTCGTGGGCCGTATTATGCGCGTGAACGTCCAGAACAAGCCGCGCGATCCGGACAACTATGGATTCATAGTGACCCACGCTGGGATGAACCTCGACCGACTTCTAGACGACTTCAAGCAATTCGAAAAGGACGACGAGGAGTTCTGGGCGAAGATTAGCGCGGGATTGGAGCCGGACGAGCCGCCGCTTCCTCGGGGGGAAGGTGGCGGACGCCAAAACATCAAAGCGCCGCTCGTCGTCCATGGTGAAATCGTCAATACGCTCTTTGAAGAGGAGTTCATTGACGACGAAGAGGAACGTCTCCAGCAACTCCGAGAACAGCTCGAAGCCCTTGGCTTTGATCCCGGCAAAGCTACGGAGATAGTCCGCACGGAAAGGAAGGAGCGCTACGAAGTGGTTCCCGCGGCGTCCCCGCTCGTCGTTCAACCTCAGAAAGAGCTGGAGAGGCTGCGCAAACAGCTAGACATTGAGATTCGGGCCAAGGCAAAGGTGGTCGTCGTGAACAGCGGATTGAAGATTATTGGTCGAGACATTCCCGCCAAACTCATTCCGGACATCGCCGCCGTGAACAATTTGATCGCCGTGATCGTGATGATGAGCCAGGCCGTCAAGCAGAAAGTAAACGACCGGCCACGTGCCGAGTGGAGTCGCGACGACTTTGCACGGGCAATTGAGCTGGTTCCTGGAATCGCGCAAGATACCGTGAGGCGAATCTTGGCGGCCAAGGGAGCTAAAGATGCCTAA
- a CDS encoding SAM-dependent DNA methyltransferase, with protein MLTGDLRNQIDRLWDSFWSGGISNPLEVMEQITYLLFLRRLDELQQLEENKASRLGQPIEHRFYPDGKDTKGRSYQDLRWSRFKHFAPAEMYEVVNEHVFPFLRTLGGNGSTYAHHMKDARFTIPTAALLSKVVDLIDKVPMEDRDTKGDLYEYMLSKIATAGQNGQFRTPRHIIQLMVEMMAPRPTDTICDPASGTCGFLVAAGEYLRRENPEMLRDPKLRDHFHGQMFHGYDFDNTMLRIGSMNMMLHGVENPVITYRDSLAQDHGGEANKYTLVLANPPFAGSLDYESTAKDLLQIVKTKKTELLFLALFLRLMKPGGRAAVIVPDGVLFGSSTAHRALRQLIVEEQKLDAVVSLPSGAFKPYAGVSTAVLFFSKTNSGGTDEVWFYDVKADGRSLDDKRTPLLGEDKLGPVPATKLTEEEHAKNNLPDVLARWGHRADTERQNPRTAQSFTVPKSEIAANGYDLSLNRYKEIEHEEVEHRDPKEILAQLWKLEEEIQAGMRELEAML; from the coding sequence ATGCTCACAGGCGACCTACGAAACCAAATCGACCGACTCTGGGACTCGTTCTGGTCGGGTGGAATCTCCAACCCCCTGGAGGTGATGGAGCAGATCACGTACCTGCTCTTCCTTCGGCGTCTCGACGAGCTCCAGCAGCTTGAGGAGAACAAGGCCTCTCGCCTCGGTCAGCCGATCGAGCACCGTTTCTATCCGGATGGAAAGGATACGAAAGGGCGTTCATACCAAGACCTTCGTTGGAGCCGGTTCAAGCATTTCGCCCCCGCCGAAATGTACGAGGTGGTGAATGAGCACGTCTTCCCGTTCCTCAGGACGCTAGGCGGTAATGGCAGCACCTACGCCCATCACATGAAGGACGCACGGTTCACGATCCCGACCGCTGCACTCCTGTCCAAGGTTGTCGACCTCATCGACAAAGTGCCGATGGAAGACCGGGACACCAAGGGCGACCTGTACGAGTACATGCTCAGCAAGATCGCCACGGCCGGTCAAAACGGGCAGTTCCGCACTCCGCGTCACATCATCCAGCTTATGGTCGAGATGATGGCTCCACGACCGACCGACACGATCTGCGATCCAGCCAGTGGCACTTGCGGCTTTTTAGTTGCGGCCGGCGAGTACCTTCGCCGCGAGAACCCGGAAATGCTCCGCGACCCCAAGCTCCGCGACCACTTCCACGGGCAGATGTTCCACGGTTACGACTTTGACAACACCATGCTCCGCATCGGCAGCATGAACATGATGTTGCACGGAGTCGAGAACCCGGTCATCACCTACCGCGACTCCTTGGCCCAGGATCACGGCGGCGAGGCGAACAAGTACACGCTGGTCTTGGCAAATCCGCCGTTCGCAGGCTCTCTGGACTATGAGAGCACGGCCAAGGACTTGCTCCAGATCGTCAAGACGAAGAAGACCGAGCTCCTTTTCCTTGCACTCTTCCTCAGGCTCATGAAGCCGGGTGGTCGGGCCGCGGTCATCGTCCCTGACGGTGTGCTCTTCGGATCGAGCACCGCTCACAGGGCTCTCCGCCAGCTCATCGTCGAGGAACAAAAACTGGACGCCGTTGTCAGCCTTCCGAGTGGAGCATTCAAGCCCTACGCCGGCGTCTCGACTGCCGTGCTGTTCTTCAGCAAGACCAACTCGGGGGGAACAGACGAGGTCTGGTTTTACGACGTCAAAGCTGACGGCAGGAGCCTCGACGACAAACGGACTCCCCTTCTTGGTGAGGACAAGCTTGGGCCGGTTCCTGCAACGAAGTTGACCGAGGAAGAGCACGCCAAGAACAATCTGCCCGATGTACTGGCACGGTGGGGCCATCGAGCAGACACTGAGCGCCAGAATCCAAGAACGGCTCAGAGCTTCACTGTGCCCAAGTCTGAGATCGCGGCCAACGGCTACGACCTCAGCCTCAATCGGTACAAGGAGATCGAGCACGAGGAGGTCGAGCATCGCGACCCGAAAGAGATCTTGGCACAGCTCTGGAAACTAGAAGAGGAGATTCAAGCAGGCATGCGCGAGCTTGAAGCAATGCTATGA
- a CDS encoding toll/interleukin-1 receptor domain-containing protein has protein sequence MSNDPHRAFISHASEDKPVYAEPLAVSLRAMGVDAWLDKWEMQPGDSLIQKIFSEGIHGTDAAVIILSHTSIVKPWVQKELNVAAVDNIQKALRLIPVRVDDCTVPDVLRDLLWLDWTAEGGAEPVAKRIVETLHGHSSKPPLGTPPPHLTAPRFTVPGLNARDIKVLQIIFEASLESGTVLIQGEPILGPAEEAGLSFDQVKESIQMLESRGFIVDEDQTIAQRQVIVTLNPGEALKLGQSYGYDLEAMLRKLVAIVCNEQAHSLYALVEQLPEYPRGLVEASVRVLAGNGFWRESGTIDGNLHIYSVTPTAKRWLEANT, from the coding sequence ATGAGTAATGATCCGCACCGAGCATTCATTTCACACGCCAGCGAGGATAAGCCGGTCTATGCCGAGCCCCTGGCTGTCAGCCTGCGTGCGATGGGTGTGGACGCTTGGTTAGACAAATGGGAGATGCAACCAGGCGACAGCCTGATCCAGAAAATCTTCTCAGAAGGAATTCATGGCACAGACGCGGCCGTGATCATCCTATCCCATACAAGCATCGTTAAGCCTTGGGTTCAAAAAGAACTCAATGTCGCGGCAGTCGACAACATCCAAAAAGCGCTCCGCTTGATCCCGGTTCGGGTCGATGACTGTACAGTGCCCGACGTGCTCCGTGATCTCCTTTGGTTGGACTGGACTGCCGAAGGCGGTGCGGAACCCGTTGCTAAGCGGATCGTCGAGACGCTTCACGGACATAGTTCCAAGCCACCACTTGGAACACCGCCTCCCCACCTGACAGCACCGAGGTTCACTGTCCCCGGCTTGAACGCCCGTGACATCAAAGTCCTCCAGATCATCTTTGAAGCGTCTCTGGAAAGCGGAACTGTGCTAATTCAGGGCGAACCAATCCTCGGGCCCGCAGAAGAGGCAGGACTTTCCTTTGACCAGGTTAAGGAGTCCATCCAAATGCTTGAGTCTCGCGGCTTCATCGTCGACGAAGATCAAACAATCGCTCAGCGCCAAGTGATCGTCACCCTAAACCCGGGTGAAGCACTGAAGCTTGGGCAATCGTATGGATATGACCTTGAAGCCATGCTTCGTAAGCTCGTGGCCATAGTCTGCAATGAGCAAGCACACTCTCTTTATGCCCTGGTCGAGCAGTTGCCCGAGTACCCTCGGGGCCTTGTCGAGGCATCGGTCAGAGTGCTCGCAGGAAATGGCTTTTGGCGAGAGTCCGGAACGATCGACGGGAATCTCCATATCTATTCGGTCACGCCGACAGCGAAGCGATGGTTGGAGGCGAATACATGA
- a CDS encoding virulence RhuM family protein produces MSDQPRSGEIILYTATDGVARIEVTYESETFWLSQRKIADLFGVSVPTVNEHLANVFESGELDREATIRKFRIVQVEGDREVEREVEHYSLDAIIAVGYRVNSKQATQFRIWATNTLKEYVIKGFVLDDERLKLNKRFGKDYFDELLERIREIRASERRFYLKITDLYEQASIDYDAKAEITKTFFATVQNKLHWAVSGQTAAEIIADRADATKPSMGLTTWKNAPHGKVLKGDVGTAKNYLIEREIKDLERIVTMYLDYAELQASRHIAMKMADWVEKLDAFLQFNGFEVLDNPGKVSAEVAKRLAEEQYEKYRVRQDEAFESDFEREVKRIEGEEQ; encoded by the coding sequence ATGAGCGACCAACCCAGGTCAGGCGAGATCATCCTCTACACCGCCACCGATGGCGTGGCCCGAATTGAAGTCACATACGAGAGCGAGACGTTCTGGCTCTCTCAGCGGAAGATCGCCGACCTGTTTGGCGTGTCCGTGCCGACCGTCAACGAGCACCTGGCGAACGTCTTTGAGTCTGGCGAACTCGACCGCGAGGCAACTATTCGGAAATTCCGAATAGTTCAGGTGGAGGGCGACCGGGAGGTCGAACGCGAGGTCGAGCACTACTCTCTCGACGCCATCATTGCCGTCGGCTACCGGGTCAACTCCAAGCAGGCGACTCAGTTCCGGATCTGGGCCACCAACACCCTCAAAGAGTACGTCATCAAGGGCTTCGTCCTGGACGACGAGCGGCTCAAGCTCAACAAGCGGTTCGGCAAGGACTACTTCGACGAGCTCCTTGAACGCATCCGGGAAATCCGGGCGAGCGAGCGGCGCTTCTATCTGAAGATCACCGACCTCTACGAGCAAGCAAGTATCGACTACGATGCCAAGGCGGAGATCACCAAGACCTTCTTCGCGACCGTCCAGAACAAGCTCCATTGGGCCGTGAGTGGTCAAACCGCTGCCGAAATCATCGCCGATCGGGCTGACGCGACCAAGCCGAGCATGGGGCTCACGACGTGGAAGAACGCACCGCACGGCAAGGTGCTGAAAGGTGATGTCGGAACGGCGAAGAATTACTTGATCGAGAGGGAGATCAAGGACTTGGAGCGCATCGTCACGATGTACCTCGACTACGCCGAGCTCCAGGCGTCGCGGCACATCGCGATGAAGATGGCCGACTGGGTCGAGAAGCTCGACGCCTTCCTTCAGTTCAACGGCTTCGAGGTGCTCGACAACCCTGGCAAGGTCTCGGCCGAGGTGGCCAAGCGACTGGCTGAGGAGCAGTACGAAAAGTACAGGGTCAGGCAAGACGAGGCGTTCGAGAGCGACTTTGAACGTGAGGTGAAGCGAATCGAAGGGGAGGAACAATGA
- a CDS encoding restriction endonuclease subunit S produces the protein MTYETLPLAKVATFLDSKRRPVKEADRVEGPYPYYGANGQQGWIDGFLFDEPLILLAEDGGHFDDPKRGIAYAIKGKTWVNNHAHVLKPSERMDFRYLLHALKNRDVRAYINGSTRAKLTKDGAARIPVQVPPLDEQRRIASILDKAEDLLAKRRAALDLLDQLPQATFLEMFGDPATNPKGWQVRPLRDAADGKYGVKAGPFGSAIKKEDYVSHGYRVYGQEQVIGGSFEIGDYYIDERKYKKLESCAVKTGDLLMSLVGSFGKVLVVPEGIEPGIINPRLLKITPNSSLLNSTFLAHQIQFPTTQSRLSSVAHGGTMGVLNAGILKDLITVMPPIDLQRRFVARVEAIHRAKAAHRSALEKLDALFSTLQSRAFEQGQTPPEYMTRELVSR, from the coding sequence ATGACCTACGAGACGTTACCGCTAGCGAAGGTCGCCACATTTCTAGATTCAAAACGTAGGCCGGTCAAAGAGGCTGACCGAGTGGAGGGGCCGTATCCCTACTACGGGGCGAACGGTCAGCAGGGATGGATAGACGGCTTTCTGTTTGACGAGCCGCTAATTCTTCTCGCCGAGGACGGTGGCCACTTTGATGATCCCAAGCGAGGGATTGCATATGCCATCAAAGGCAAGACATGGGTTAACAACCACGCACATGTCCTGAAACCGAGTGAGAGGATGGATTTTCGATATCTCCTCCACGCTCTCAAGAATCGAGATGTTCGAGCGTACATTAACGGAAGCACACGAGCGAAACTCACCAAGGACGGAGCCGCGAGAATCCCAGTCCAGGTTCCGCCGCTCGACGAGCAACGCCGCATCGCGTCGATTCTGGACAAGGCCGAGGACCTCCTCGCTAAACGCCGCGCCGCGCTCGACCTCCTCGACCAGCTCCCGCAAGCCACCTTCCTCGAAATGTTTGGCGACCCCGCCACCAACCCCAAGGGCTGGCAAGTTCGCCCACTACGTGATGCGGCCGATGGCAAATATGGCGTGAAAGCGGGGCCGTTTGGGTCAGCTATCAAGAAGGAGGACTACGTCTCTCATGGGTATCGCGTCTATGGTCAGGAGCAGGTCATTGGTGGCAGTTTTGAGATCGGAGACTATTACATCGACGAACGCAAGTATAAGAAGCTTGAATCCTGTGCCGTCAAGACTGGCGATCTCTTAATGAGCCTGGTCGGGTCATTTGGAAAGGTTCTAGTTGTTCCAGAAGGCATTGAACCGGGCATCATCAATCCTCGACTGCTCAAGATTACGCCTAACTCCTCATTGCTTAATTCAACGTTCTTAGCTCACCAGATTCAGTTCCCAACCACCCAATCTCGGCTATCTAGCGTGGCTCACGGCGGAACAATGGGCGTGCTAAATGCTGGCATTCTGAAGGATCTTATCACCGTCATGCCTCCCATCGACCTCCAACGCCGATTCGTCGCCCGAGTGGAGGCGATCCACCGCGCCAAAGCCGCCCACCGATCCGCCCTCGAGAAACTCGACGCCCTCTTTTCTACGCTCCAAAGCCGAGCTTTCGAACAAGGGCAGACCCCGCCCGAATACATGACGCGAGAACTCGTTTCCCGCTAG
- a CDS encoding ImmA/IrrE family metallo-endopeptidase: MSSTVRTRLSHETLKWARAASGFEPDEVAKSAGVSLQRYKEWETGDDRPTFRQLRQVANKLKRPLAMFYLRKPPVEPALPPDFRVVPGKEDSSYSPELRLEIRKAERMQLLLACLVEELNLSQPKDVPRIRVEDDPESAGGLLRSFLGLSVEQQLSVGEPAALYREWRDAIFSRGVVPIQFGVEREQALGFALWHDFAPLVAVNTRQAAEAKTFTLLHELAHIALRMPGVSDAAIPFRQVSDGSRSEIEAFCNRVAAATLLPADSDALKATMSALTQTAKLDLASFRLQARRYGVSKYALAYRLSSLNPDLGSGVQAAVSQWFAIDNAKKPAPTVKKGGPPPALITLGRRGRGFSKAVLSAVRESRLSVDDARDLLDLEPHHFPKLEEYVFKGTPDEEGEE, from the coding sequence ATGTCGAGCACCGTCCGAACTCGGCTCAGTCACGAGACCCTGAAATGGGCCCGTGCTGCGAGTGGCTTTGAACCTGACGAGGTGGCCAAGTCGGCGGGTGTTTCACTTCAGCGATACAAGGAATGGGAGACAGGAGATGACCGACCCACCTTCAGACAACTTCGCCAAGTGGCGAACAAGCTGAAGCGCCCGCTGGCAATGTTCTACTTGCGGAAGCCACCTGTCGAACCGGCCCTTCCTCCCGACTTTCGAGTTGTTCCAGGCAAGGAGGACAGCTCGTATAGCCCTGAGTTACGGCTTGAAATCCGAAAGGCCGAGCGGATGCAACTGCTTCTGGCATGTTTGGTCGAAGAATTGAATCTTTCGCAGCCAAAGGACGTACCTCGCATCCGAGTCGAGGACGACCCAGAGTCCGCCGGAGGGCTCTTGCGCAGTTTCCTTGGACTTTCCGTTGAGCAACAACTCAGTGTCGGCGAGCCAGCGGCTCTCTACCGAGAATGGCGAGACGCCATCTTTTCGCGAGGGGTTGTACCGATACAATTTGGTGTTGAGCGCGAGCAAGCGCTGGGCTTTGCCTTGTGGCACGACTTTGCACCCCTCGTGGCCGTCAATACGAGGCAAGCAGCGGAAGCGAAGACTTTCACCCTGCTTCACGAGTTGGCACACATTGCCTTGCGTATGCCAGGCGTTTCGGATGCGGCAATTCCCTTCAGGCAAGTCTCCGACGGATCACGATCCGAGATAGAAGCCTTTTGCAACCGCGTTGCCGCCGCCACCTTGTTGCCGGCGGACTCAGATGCTCTGAAGGCCACAATGTCGGCTCTTACGCAGACGGCGAAGTTGGATCTAGCCTCTTTTCGCCTGCAGGCCCGCCGTTACGGTGTCAGCAAGTATGCCTTGGCCTACAGGCTCTCTAGTCTAAACCCGGATCTCGGAAGCGGAGTACAGGCCGCTGTTTCTCAGTGGTTTGCCATCGATAACGCCAAGAAGCCAGCCCCTACTGTGAAGAAGGGCGGGCCGCCGCCCGCGCTGATAACTCTCGGCAGACGCGGACGAGGCTTTTCCAAGGCAGTTCTGTCTGCAGTGCGTGAGAGCCGCCTTAGCGTTGATGATGCACGAGACCTGCTCGATCTTGAACCGCACCATTTCCCCAAGCTTGAGGAGTACGTTTTCAAGGGCACTCCCGATGAGGAGGGCGAGGAGTGA
- a CDS encoding DUF4411 family protein, with translation MSNTYLLDNNVLIFLQWGDPHFQFGPIYDWIDTMGQAGRLFVPEVVLGEFKNKERRQWFDDRPHLCLKHDDDQDECLAELVNQLPDFVDPSKTSEDGDQPLVSAAMKLNRVATGDFGSGPAIVVSHEQRRKATFPYLKVPDACDHYQIHCVDFFEMLRMEGVLTI, from the coding sequence GTGAGCAATACATACTTGCTCGACAACAATGTGTTGATCTTCCTCCAGTGGGGCGATCCCCACTTTCAATTCGGGCCAATTTACGACTGGATAGATACGATGGGTCAAGCTGGCCGCCTATTCGTTCCTGAGGTTGTGCTTGGTGAGTTCAAGAACAAGGAGCGAAGGCAATGGTTCGACGACCGCCCTCATCTGTGCCTCAAACACGATGACGACCAGGACGAGTGTCTGGCAGAGCTGGTTAATCAGCTCCCTGACTTCGTTGACCCTTCAAAGACATCCGAGGATGGCGATCAGCCCCTTGTGTCGGCTGCGATGAAGCTCAACCGCGTGGCCACCGGGGACTTTGGCTCGGGCCCGGCGATCGTTGTGTCACACGAGCAGCGCCGAAAGGCAACGTTTCCATATCTGAAGGTTCCGGACGCCTGCGATCACTACCAGATTCATTGCGTCGATTTCTTCGAGATGCTAAGGATGGAGGGAGTGCTAACCATCTGA